The following proteins are co-located in the Paludibaculum fermentans genome:
- a CDS encoding MG2 domain-containing protein, with product MRFIVFAAAALFLSLLPAGAQSSVTISEPEIQSFLKGHSTVVRIPVRSQMDHEVGATLTLSWLNREDTILHASQTEVRIQAGQNRLEVPLPLPASSIWLRLRYSLSPRTQDARAFPPQSGIVGIARIASHVFELKATQAGTLHPGSTVLFHAQAVHPSTREPLEDLDWTARLEVGQRTQGPVRVEKQGRGFMEFAFSLPPTLPEDGDHTAKVSITAKNGDFLQEASLKFDIPVEPTATIQTDKPIYQPGQTLHMRAILLDPQGRAAAGAKASLRVEDGDGQRAHTAQLTASRFGIIQEDWTLPETAPLGAYSIELKFGNDERVVAQHTIRVSRYELPKFQVTVKPDRTAYLPGQTPVVAINGSFLFGKPVPKGHVRVVRASHGDRRRADRELQDDSPVAAEGDAAEDGTFQARLDVQETFDELRQEEQTRYRDVAFAAYYTDPASHRTEQWRFDIRLTREPIHIYVLQGLDAGPLPRRVYVTTSYADGRPAVTTVEASLAGAAYTTRTNRYGVARLLLPFRDAGAGEIELKARDAGGIEGKWTNDFRPNWGISARLTIARSLFQPGDPVEILIETADGGPATPSVQVQALVDNRVVASRVATITVNQGKVTFPYQREFQGIVTFAAWTGSSRSKDEPGYGAGAGQTSVIFPEGSDLHLTVKPGQPVYKPGEQAALKMRVQTADGRPVEAALGLAVVDQAVLERARTDSEFGQRKWFDCVYCPSGDSGAIGGVQLSDLLTAKPAQYRDPELNLVAEALLAQISSHPLLTASEDISERPEFGSIRSLVQWMEKTFTSRYTETFEFPTDETSLAQTLGPDWYAKRDPWNRPYLTEFGFHRNYRTILLRSTGPDQLSGTDDDFVAGEFRRSYFLPLHRILAGIFHRRQDFPADEAGVRRLLSSNGLLVDTLHDPWGTAYLIQVETIQRNRNVHLYSAGPDRVFHTEDDFGADSLYGSYFLKEEAELRRVIQSAPTPPRTLQEFNKVLADGGIELSRYSDAWGHPYRLESRTSTEYGDRVSTRTVQIYGGTPQIRTNFTPVTRKFIVFVLRSSGPDGKPETRDDFEILSFPILLQEESAVPAKEPPAGSPVRLRGSGEITGSVLDSSGAVIPLVEVVLTTPQGLEYITISDPNGAYSFPALPDGTYVIQAATHGFMTNVIEAIPVSSGKVTQLDITLQVGAVSESLAVQGQSVMLQSESARVSRAAVSQGPASTPRIRTYFPETLYWAPELTTNPQGLATTRFPLADSITTWKVAAIASTLDGRQVETEADLRVFQPFFLDFDPPLVLTQGDEVRMPVAVRNYLDRALSVDVALLPNDWSAARGRTRLQLTIPANTTDNQSFEIVAKTSRRKAAQRITAQGGALSDAIERTTDVHPDGQSVTQVLGDLAAGKTAFPVTIPATAIAGATTSELRLYPNILTVLSESAAALLITPHGCAEQTTSAGFANLIALHYARAAGRATPEFETQALKNIRLAVDQLVSFRAAGGGISYWGSGDGDASVTAYVLDFLLAAKPDVEPDEEDIEDLVHWLESTQSPDGRWNKGLSGVAASERRQTLITAQVARSLAAAKRAGIQLKPTTLAGAYHHLARLTDSTDEPYMLAQFILAALDSGNESLLGKAVERLSALALPENTALYWDLKSNSPFYGWGIAGRAETTGLVISALSAWRTLHPQTTGIDSAIRRGLLFLLRHRDSQGSWHSTQSTVRAMRAVAEASAVLGPVSKPGGSIGIRVNGRLVHTITLPAESKSTDPILIDMSPFLGNGTNQVELAPAGGSGGALVRMTTTHWTPWPTTKPRSLPELRLSVGYDRLESRVGQPIRCTVKAERVGFRGNGMMLAEIGLPPGAEVDRSSLEELLDDDTTALQRYEILPDRVVLYLWPRAGGASLTFQLSGRLAMTAKAAASTLYDYYNPEALSEVEPATFKVR from the coding sequence ATGCGCTTCATCGTGTTTGCTGCCGCTGCGCTATTCCTGTCCCTGTTGCCGGCGGGCGCGCAGTCGTCCGTCACAATTAGCGAGCCGGAGATCCAGTCGTTCCTGAAGGGGCATTCCACGGTGGTGAGGATCCCCGTGCGGAGCCAGATGGATCACGAGGTGGGTGCGACGCTCACGCTATCGTGGCTCAACAGGGAAGACACCATCCTGCACGCTTCGCAGACAGAGGTGCGGATTCAGGCAGGGCAGAACCGGCTCGAGGTACCGTTGCCGCTGCCGGCCTCGTCGATCTGGCTTCGGTTGCGCTACTCGCTATCCCCGCGGACCCAGGATGCGCGCGCGTTTCCTCCGCAATCCGGCATTGTTGGCATCGCCCGGATAGCCAGTCATGTCTTCGAGCTGAAGGCGACCCAGGCCGGAACGTTGCATCCAGGCAGCACCGTGCTTTTCCACGCACAGGCCGTCCATCCCAGTACCCGCGAGCCTCTCGAGGACCTCGACTGGACCGCCCGCCTGGAGGTTGGACAGCGGACGCAGGGCCCCGTCCGGGTGGAGAAGCAAGGCCGCGGTTTTATGGAGTTCGCGTTCAGCCTGCCACCCACTCTTCCGGAAGACGGAGACCACACCGCCAAGGTGAGCATTACCGCGAAAAACGGGGATTTCCTGCAGGAGGCCAGCCTCAAATTCGACATCCCAGTTGAACCCACCGCCACCATCCAGACCGATAAACCCATCTACCAACCGGGTCAAACGCTGCACATGCGCGCCATCCTGCTGGATCCTCAGGGTCGTGCGGCCGCTGGCGCAAAAGCCTCACTGCGTGTAGAGGACGGCGACGGCCAGCGGGCGCACACAGCCCAGCTGACGGCCTCCCGATTCGGCATCATCCAGGAGGACTGGACACTGCCCGAGACGGCACCGCTGGGCGCGTACTCGATAGAACTGAAGTTCGGCAATGACGAGCGCGTGGTGGCGCAACATACGATCCGCGTGAGCCGCTACGAGCTGCCAAAGTTCCAGGTGACGGTGAAGCCGGACCGGACAGCCTACCTTCCGGGTCAGACGCCGGTGGTGGCCATCAATGGGTCGTTCCTGTTTGGCAAACCGGTGCCCAAGGGACACGTGAGAGTCGTGCGCGCGAGCCATGGCGACCGGCGCAGGGCCGATCGCGAGCTTCAGGACGACAGCCCGGTTGCCGCCGAAGGCGATGCGGCAGAGGACGGCACCTTCCAAGCCAGACTCGATGTGCAGGAGACATTCGATGAGCTCCGGCAAGAGGAGCAGACGCGCTACCGGGACGTTGCCTTTGCCGCTTACTACACCGATCCGGCGTCGCATCGAACCGAGCAGTGGCGCTTCGACATCCGCCTCACGCGGGAGCCCATCCACATCTACGTCCTGCAAGGATTGGATGCCGGACCGCTGCCTCGCCGGGTCTACGTGACGACATCGTATGCCGACGGGCGGCCCGCGGTCACAACGGTCGAGGCATCGCTCGCCGGGGCGGCCTACACGACTCGTACGAATCGGTATGGAGTGGCTCGCCTGCTTCTCCCCTTCCGGGATGCCGGGGCCGGGGAAATCGAGTTGAAGGCGCGAGATGCAGGCGGAATCGAAGGCAAGTGGACCAACGACTTTCGACCGAATTGGGGCATCTCCGCCCGCCTTACGATCGCGCGAAGTCTTTTTCAGCCAGGCGACCCGGTGGAGATCCTGATTGAGACAGCTGACGGCGGGCCGGCTACACCCTCGGTCCAGGTGCAGGCCCTGGTGGACAACCGGGTGGTGGCGAGCCGGGTGGCGACCATCACCGTCAATCAAGGGAAGGTCACCTTCCCGTATCAGCGGGAGTTCCAGGGGATCGTGACGTTCGCCGCGTGGACCGGCAGCAGCCGCTCCAAAGACGAGCCGGGTTACGGCGCTGGGGCCGGTCAGACATCGGTGATCTTTCCCGAGGGGTCAGACCTGCATCTCACGGTGAAACCCGGCCAGCCCGTCTACAAACCCGGTGAGCAAGCCGCCCTGAAGATGCGTGTTCAGACAGCGGATGGCCGCCCCGTGGAAGCCGCCCTGGGCTTGGCGGTGGTCGATCAGGCCGTACTGGAGCGCGCCCGGACCGACAGCGAGTTCGGACAGCGAAAGTGGTTCGACTGCGTGTACTGCCCATCCGGCGATTCTGGGGCAATCGGAGGGGTCCAACTGAGCGACCTGCTGACGGCGAAACCGGCCCAGTATCGGGATCCCGAGCTCAATCTGGTGGCCGAAGCGCTGCTGGCTCAGATTTCGTCGCATCCGCTTCTCACCGCCAGCGAAGACATTTCAGAGCGACCTGAATTCGGGTCGATTCGTTCACTCGTGCAATGGATGGAGAAGACGTTCACCAGCAGGTACACCGAGACATTCGAGTTCCCCACGGATGAAACGAGTCTGGCCCAGACCCTGGGTCCTGACTGGTACGCCAAGCGCGATCCCTGGAACCGCCCCTATCTGACGGAATTCGGGTTTCACAGGAACTATCGCACCATCCTTCTCAGGTCCACGGGTCCTGATCAGTTGTCCGGCACCGACGACGATTTCGTGGCCGGCGAGTTCCGGCGCTCCTATTTCCTGCCGCTGCACAGGATCCTGGCAGGGATCTTCCACCGGCGGCAGGACTTCCCAGCCGATGAAGCCGGGGTCCGGCGTCTGCTCAGCAGCAACGGCCTTCTCGTCGACACACTCCACGATCCCTGGGGGACGGCTTATCTCATTCAGGTGGAAACCATTCAGCGAAATCGAAACGTTCATCTCTATAGCGCCGGACCCGATCGCGTGTTTCATACCGAGGATGATTTCGGCGCAGATTCTCTCTATGGCTCTTACTTCCTGAAGGAGGAGGCGGAGCTCCGCCGGGTGATCCAAAGCGCCCCGACTCCGCCCAGGACGCTGCAGGAGTTTAACAAAGTGCTCGCCGATGGAGGCATCGAGCTGAGCCGTTACTCGGACGCGTGGGGGCATCCCTACCGCCTGGAGAGCAGGACGTCCACGGAATATGGCGACCGCGTCTCCACGCGCACAGTGCAGATCTATGGCGGCACCCCTCAAATCCGCACCAACTTCACGCCCGTGACGCGCAAGTTCATCGTCTTTGTCCTCCGCAGCTCGGGTCCGGACGGCAAGCCGGAAACCAGGGACGATTTCGAGATCCTGAGTTTCCCGATCCTGCTGCAGGAGGAAAGCGCCGTGCCCGCGAAGGAGCCTCCGGCCGGTTCGCCGGTTCGCCTGCGCGGCAGCGGCGAAATCACGGGTTCCGTGCTGGATTCCTCGGGCGCGGTGATACCGCTGGTTGAAGTGGTGCTCACCACACCCCAGGGGCTGGAGTACATCACAATCAGCGATCCAAACGGAGCATACTCCTTCCCCGCCCTGCCGGATGGAACGTATGTCATTCAGGCCGCCACTCACGGCTTCATGACCAATGTCATCGAGGCGATTCCAGTGAGCAGCGGAAAGGTCACGCAGTTGGATATCACCCTACAGGTGGGCGCTGTCAGTGAGAGCCTCGCTGTGCAGGGGCAGAGTGTCATGCTGCAGTCGGAATCTGCAAGAGTCTCACGAGCCGCCGTTTCTCAAGGGCCGGCGTCCACTCCGCGCATCCGCACGTACTTTCCAGAGACGCTTTACTGGGCACCTGAGTTGACCACGAATCCGCAAGGTCTCGCCACGACACGCTTCCCGCTGGCCGACAGCATCACGACCTGGAAGGTCGCCGCGATTGCCTCCACGCTCGACGGCCGGCAGGTGGAGACAGAGGCTGACCTGCGCGTCTTCCAACCCTTCTTCCTCGACTTCGACCCGCCCCTGGTGCTGACGCAGGGGGACGAGGTACGCATGCCGGTGGCCGTACGGAACTATCTGGATCGCGCGCTGTCCGTCGATGTCGCCCTGCTGCCCAACGACTGGTCCGCCGCCCGCGGCCGAACCAGGCTGCAACTGACCATCCCTGCCAACACCACGGACAATCAGTCCTTCGAGATTGTGGCGAAGACCAGCCGGCGCAAGGCGGCCCAGCGGATTACGGCGCAGGGCGGCGCGCTCAGCGACGCCATCGAGAGGACAACCGATGTCCATCCGGACGGGCAGTCTGTTACTCAGGTACTGGGCGATCTCGCGGCGGGCAAGACGGCGTTTCCCGTTACGATCCCGGCCACAGCCATCGCGGGCGCCACCACCAGCGAGCTCAGGTTGTATCCCAACATCCTGACCGTACTCAGCGAGAGCGCGGCGGCCCTCCTCATCACCCCGCACGGCTGCGCGGAGCAGACGACATCAGCCGGCTTCGCGAATCTCATCGCTTTGCACTATGCACGCGCGGCCGGCCGCGCCACACCGGAGTTCGAAACACAGGCACTGAAGAATATCCGGCTGGCTGTCGACCAACTGGTCTCGTTCCGGGCCGCGGGCGGCGGCATCAGCTACTGGGGCAGCGGAGACGGCGACGCGTCCGTCACCGCCTACGTGCTGGATTTCCTGTTGGCAGCCAAGCCGGATGTGGAGCCGGATGAGGAAGACATCGAGGATCTTGTGCATTGGCTCGAATCCACACAATCGCCGGACGGACGCTGGAACAAGGGTCTCAGCGGCGTGGCGGCGAGCGAGCGCCGTCAGACGCTGATTACGGCCCAGGTTGCACGGTCGCTGGCCGCGGCCAAGCGGGCAGGCATCCAACTCAAGCCCACGACGCTGGCCGGCGCTTACCATCACCTGGCGCGCCTCACAGACTCGACCGATGAGCCGTACATGCTGGCGCAGTTCATCCTCGCTGCCCTGGATTCCGGCAACGAGTCCCTGCTCGGCAAAGCCGTGGAGCGGCTCTCCGCCCTGGCCCTTCCGGAGAACACCGCCCTTTATTGGGACCTCAAGTCCAACTCGCCGTTCTATGGCTGGGGCATCGCCGGACGAGCCGAGACCACCGGCTTGGTAATCAGCGCTCTTTCCGCCTGGCGCACCCTGCATCCACAAACCACCGGCATCGACTCGGCCATCCGGCGCGGGCTGCTGTTCCTGCTGCGTCATCGCGATTCGCAGGGCAGTTGGCACTCGACTCAATCCACGGTCCGGGCCATGCGGGCGGTCGCCGAAGCCTCGGCCGTGCTGGGGCCCGTCTCGAAGCCGGGCGGCTCCATCGGCATCCGGGTGAATGGCCGGCTGGTACATACGATCACTCTGCCTGCGGAATCGAAGTCCACTGATCCGATCCTGATCGACATGTCACCCTTCCTCGGCAACGGCACCAATCAGGTGGAACTGGCGCCGGCCGGCGGCTCCGGCGGTGCGTTGGTGCGGATGACGACCACGCACTGGACTCCCTGGCCCACGACCAAACCCCGATCCTTGCCAGAACTGCGCCTTTCGGTGGGGTACGACAGGCTGGAGTCGCGGGTGGGCCAGCCCATCCGCTGCACGGTCAAAGCGGAGCGCGTCGGCTTCCGGGGCAACGGCATGATGCTGGCCGAGATCGGCCTGCCTCCGGGTGCGGAGGTCGACCGGTCGAGCCTGGAAGAACTGCTCGACGACGACACCACCGCGTTGCAGCGCTACGAGATCCTGCCCGATCGCGTGGTCCTCTACCTCTGGCCTCGCGCTGGAGGGGCTTCGCTCACGTTTCAACTTTCCGGCCGCCTGGCGATGACCGCGAAGGCGGCCGCTTCGACGTTATACGACTACTACAATCCGGAGGCCCTCTCGGAGGTGGAGCCCGCTACATTCAAGGTGCGGTAG
- a CDS encoding response regulator — protein sequence MNERAAELFRKHQHRLHVRTDRMLAVLLVFEWHFGILLAMLVSPIAWDGRVKSTHLHIWVALFLGALVASLPVFLAIRKPGAVLTRHVIGAAQMLMGSLLIHFTGGRIETHFHIFGSLAFLAFYRDWRVLVTASAVVVADHFARGLWLPYSVYGVVSASLWRSLEHTAWVVFEDVVLIMACLHSERDTAEIATRQAELEETQEAIEQRVRQRTSELYASREALSKANSELVVARDQALESTRLKAQFLANMSHEIRTPMNGVIGMASLLLETPLSSEQRWYADMVRHSGEALLGVVNDILDFSKIEAGKLDLDEVEFNLQELVEEVVELLSSPAHAKSIEVSYFVSPKLPHFVYGDCARIRQILTNLLGNAIKFTDHGEVAVRVVPAAGAAEPAPVRFEIRDTGIGIDPAVQSKLFESFTQADGSTTRRFGGTGLGLAISKRLTELMGGSIGFSSKPGKGSIFRFDLPLPAGQTISGDSPPAANQLAGVRLLVVDDNETNLHIVEHWLQEFGAEVVLAETPAAALSRLAEAASNHRPIQAAILDFGMPVMNGMQLAREILLNPAYRKMPLVLLTSYVDKSYRTEALEIGFAAYLPKPTRKRKLFECLISVLGHAPEPEDMALQPVGREALGLKVLVAEDNPVNQMVARRFLEKLGCTYELAQDGRAVLDAWTRSAYDLVLMDCQMPVMDGYETAVELRRLQGNEGHVPIIAMTASALKGDRERCLAAGMDDYVAKPIQLDQLAEVLLRYRPTSDSKQKTDS from the coding sequence ATGAACGAGCGGGCCGCCGAACTCTTCCGGAAGCACCAGCATCGCCTGCATGTCCGGACCGACCGGATGCTGGCGGTTCTCCTGGTATTCGAGTGGCACTTCGGGATTCTCCTGGCCATGCTGGTCTCGCCCATCGCCTGGGACGGCCGGGTGAAGTCGACCCACCTCCACATCTGGGTTGCTCTATTCCTGGGCGCCCTGGTCGCCAGCCTGCCCGTATTCCTCGCAATACGAAAGCCCGGAGCGGTCTTGACCCGGCATGTCATCGGCGCCGCGCAGATGCTGATGGGCTCGCTGCTCATCCACTTCACCGGCGGACGGATCGAGACCCACTTTCACATCTTCGGCTCACTGGCGTTTCTCGCCTTCTACCGCGACTGGCGCGTGCTGGTCACGGCTTCGGCGGTCGTGGTCGCCGATCACTTCGCGCGCGGCCTGTGGCTGCCCTACTCCGTATACGGCGTCGTGTCGGCCAGTTTGTGGCGCAGCCTGGAGCATACCGCCTGGGTCGTCTTCGAGGACGTCGTGCTGATCATGGCCTGCCTGCACAGTGAGCGCGACACAGCGGAGATCGCGACGCGCCAGGCGGAACTGGAAGAGACGCAGGAAGCGATTGAGCAGCGCGTGCGGCAGCGGACGTCGGAACTCTACGCCAGCCGCGAAGCGTTGTCGAAAGCGAACTCGGAACTCGTTGTCGCGCGCGACCAGGCGCTGGAGAGCACACGGTTGAAAGCGCAGTTCCTGGCCAACATGAGTCACGAGATCCGCACTCCGATGAACGGAGTGATCGGCATGGCAAGTCTGCTGCTGGAGACGCCGCTGAGCTCCGAGCAGCGCTGGTATGCGGATATGGTGCGCCACTCCGGCGAAGCACTCCTGGGCGTGGTCAACGACATCCTCGACTTCTCCAAAATCGAAGCGGGCAAGCTTGATCTGGACGAAGTGGAGTTCAATCTGCAGGAGTTGGTGGAAGAGGTAGTGGAACTCCTCTCCAGCCCGGCGCACGCGAAGAGTATCGAGGTCAGCTACTTCGTCAGCCCCAAGCTGCCCCACTTTGTCTACGGCGACTGCGCAAGGATCCGGCAGATCCTGACCAATCTGCTGGGCAATGCCATCAAGTTCACCGATCACGGCGAAGTCGCTGTCCGGGTTGTGCCGGCGGCCGGAGCAGCGGAACCCGCTCCGGTTCGCTTTGAAATCCGCGATACGGGCATCGGGATCGATCCGGCGGTGCAATCGAAGCTATTTGAGTCGTTCACACAGGCGGATGGCTCGACCACCCGGCGTTTCGGCGGAACCGGCCTGGGCCTGGCCATCTCAAAGCGGCTGACGGAGCTGATGGGCGGTTCGATTGGATTCTCCAGCAAGCCGGGCAAGGGCTCAATCTTCCGCTTTGACCTGCCGCTGCCCGCGGGCCAGACTATCTCAGGCGATTCTCCGCCCGCCGCAAACCAGCTCGCCGGGGTGCGACTGCTGGTGGTGGACGACAACGAAACCAATCTCCATATCGTCGAGCATTGGCTGCAGGAGTTCGGGGCGGAGGTGGTGCTGGCCGAAACCCCGGCGGCCGCCCTCAGCCGGCTAGCCGAGGCGGCATCGAACCATCGACCCATCCAGGCCGCCATTCTGGACTTCGGCATGCCTGTCATGAACGGCATGCAACTGGCGCGGGAGATTCTTTTGAATCCGGCGTACAGGAAAATGCCGCTGGTGCTGCTCACTTCCTATGTCGACAAGTCCTATCGGACTGAAGCGCTAGAGATCGGCTTCGCTGCGTACCTGCCGAAGCCGACGCGCAAACGGAAACTGTTCGAATGCCTGATCTCAGTCCTCGGCCACGCGCCAGAACCGGAAGATATGGCCCTCCAACCAGTCGGGCGGGAGGCGCTGGGGCTGAAGGTGCTGGTCGCCGAGGACAATCCTGTGAACCAGATGGTGGCGCGGCGCTTCCTCGAAAAGCTGGGGTGCACCTATGAGCTGGCGCAGGACGGCAGGGCGGTGCTGGATGCCTGGACGCGAAGTGCATACGATCTGGTGCTGATGGATTGCCAGATGCCGGTGATGGATGGGTATGAGACCGCGGTGGAACTCCGCCGGCTGCAGGGTAACGAGGGCCATGTGCCGATCATCGCCATGACGGCCAGCGCGCTGAAAGGTGACCGGGAGCGGTGCCTGGCCGCAGGCATGGACGACTATGTCGCGAAACCGATCCAGTTGGACCAACTGGCGGAGGTCCTGCTGCGCTACAGGCCCACCAGCGATTCCAAACAAAAAACGGACTCGTGA
- a CDS encoding thioredoxin domain-containing protein, translated as MFQGQKTAGRGFLAGRAATALGVGVWGVLTVAGLAVLAAHQLQPGKSAELHRAWPAASSFARDMTRPTLVMLAHPGCPCTRASLRELERIQGEAAGRLAAHIIFLAVTGVLDSQSASIAMARAIPGVQVHLDSAPDEAAIWGARTSGQVFLYSPDGQLRFSGGITPSRGHEGLNIGHSAILSFVRTGRLGTVQAPVFGCSLLGGS; from the coding sequence TTGTTTCAAGGACAAAAAACTGCCGGACGTGGGTTCCTGGCCGGCCGGGCAGCCACTGCCCTTGGTGTAGGCGTCTGGGGGGTCCTCACCGTCGCGGGGCTGGCAGTGCTCGCCGCGCACCAGCTTCAGCCCGGCAAGTCAGCGGAACTGCACCGGGCCTGGCCGGCGGCCTCGAGTTTTGCTCGCGACATGACGAGGCCCACGCTGGTCATGCTGGCGCACCCTGGTTGCCCCTGCACACGGGCCAGTCTACGCGAACTGGAACGGATCCAAGGCGAAGCGGCGGGCCGCCTGGCGGCGCACATCATTTTCCTGGCGGTCACCGGGGTCCTTGACTCACAATCCGCCTCAATTGCCATGGCTCGTGCGATCCCTGGCGTTCAGGTTCATCTGGATTCCGCACCGGACGAGGCCGCGATCTGGGGCGCCCGCACCTCCGGCCAGGTCTTCCTGTATAGTCCCGACGGCCAACTGCGCTTCAGCGGCGGCATTACCCCAAGCCGCGGGCATGAAGGCCTGAACATAGGCCACAGTGCCATCTTGTCCTTTGTCCGGACGGGTCGGCTGGGCACCGTCCAGGCGCCGGTCTTCGGCTGTTCGCTGCTGGGGGGCTCATGA
- a CDS encoding Gfo/Idh/MocA family protein: MPSRRTFLNSAGAATIYRLVDSAPARAATAAPSDTVNLGFVGVGIRGSQLLEEFSQIPGVNPVIAADLYDGHLDHAKEFTQGKILTTKRYEDVIGRKDLDAIVIAVPDHWHKQMTLETLSAGKHVYIEKPMTWSLQEGPEIIAAEKKAGKVLMVGSGGKTTTLVAKTRELVAAGELGAVRQVRMMQYRNSKEGAWVYPVPPDASLKTIDWDRFLGSAPKRAFSPEVFFRWRCWWEYSGGVATDLFVHLLTTMHEVMNVQAPVSAVSQGGLYRWKDGRTVPDVMESLFEYKEGFIAQVSVNLNNSSRSPAMQIFGEKGTLTLEASGITITPEPEDYDIQMYGSSALSKATRDEYLKSRDADKPRPARPEPKVIPVEAGPGHGSYFIQSIRESKPSRENATEGHAAAGAAHLANMAYRKGRKLTWDFATNRVSEG; the protein is encoded by the coding sequence ATGCCTTCCAGACGCACCTTTCTGAACTCCGCCGGGGCCGCCACCATCTACCGCCTGGTCGACTCCGCTCCAGCCCGGGCCGCCACGGCCGCTCCCAGCGACACGGTGAATCTCGGTTTCGTCGGCGTGGGCATCCGCGGATCCCAACTGCTGGAAGAGTTCTCTCAGATACCAGGGGTGAATCCCGTCATCGCCGCCGATCTCTACGACGGGCATCTGGATCATGCCAAAGAGTTCACGCAGGGCAAGATTCTGACCACCAAGCGCTATGAGGACGTGATCGGGCGTAAGGATCTCGATGCAATCGTCATCGCCGTACCGGACCACTGGCATAAGCAGATGACCCTGGAGACGCTGTCCGCCGGCAAGCACGTCTACATCGAGAAGCCGATGACCTGGTCGCTGCAGGAGGGTCCGGAGATCATTGCCGCCGAGAAGAAGGCCGGCAAGGTGCTGATGGTCGGCAGCGGCGGAAAGACAACCACGCTGGTCGCCAAAACGCGGGAACTGGTGGCAGCAGGCGAGTTGGGCGCCGTACGGCAGGTGCGGATGATGCAGTACCGCAACTCCAAGGAAGGCGCCTGGGTCTACCCGGTACCGCCGGACGCCTCGCTCAAGACCATCGATTGGGACCGCTTCCTCGGCTCCGCGCCGAAGCGGGCATTCAGCCCCGAAGTGTTCTTCCGGTGGCGCTGCTGGTGGGAGTATTCGGGCGGAGTCGCCACCGATTTGTTTGTCCACCTGCTCACGACAATGCACGAGGTAATGAACGTGCAGGCGCCGGTCTCCGCTGTCTCGCAGGGCGGGCTCTACCGCTGGAAGGACGGGCGCACCGTACCCGATGTGATGGAGTCGCTGTTCGAGTACAAAGAGGGCTTCATCGCCCAGGTCAGCGTGAATCTCAACAATTCGTCGCGGTCGCCAGCGATGCAGATCTTCGGCGAGAAGGGGACGCTGACGCTGGAGGCGTCAGGCATCACGATCACACCGGAGCCGGAAGACTACGATATCCAGATGTACGGCTCGTCCGCTCTCTCGAAGGCCACCAGGGACGAGTACCTGAAATCAAGGGATGCCGACAAACCACGGCCGGCCAGGCCGGAACCGAAGGTGATTCCCGTGGAGGCCGGCCCCGGACACGGGTCCTATTTCATCCAGAGCATCCGCGAATCGAAGCCAAGCCGCGAAAACGCAACCGAGGGCCACGCCGCCGCCGGGGCCGCGCATCTGGCGAATATGGCCTACCGTAAGGGCCGCAAACTGACCTGGGACTTTGCCACGAATCGCGTCAGCGAGGGCTGA